One genomic region from Nostoc sphaeroides encodes:
- the rplA gene encoding 50S ribosomal protein L1, which yields MAKISRRLQGLQAKVEDKDYHPLEALALLKETATAKFTEAAEAHVRLGIDPKYTDQQLRTTVALPKGTGQIVRVAVIARGEKVNEASNAGADIVGSEELIDEIQKGRMDFDKLIATPDVMPQVAKLGKLLGPRGLMPSPKGGTVTFDLGSAIAEFKAGKLEFRADRTGIVHVMFGKTTFSPEDLLVNLKALQETIDRNRPSGAKGRYWRTFYVSATMGPSIKIDVTALRDLKLSEAG from the coding sequence ATGGCAAAAATATCGCGTCGTTTGCAAGGACTGCAAGCAAAAGTAGAAGATAAGGACTATCATCCTTTAGAGGCTTTAGCCCTTCTCAAAGAGACAGCAACAGCTAAATTTACCGAAGCTGCGGAAGCGCATGTCCGGCTGGGAATTGACCCTAAGTATACAGACCAACAGTTGCGGACAACGGTAGCACTGCCCAAAGGTACTGGACAAATCGTCCGGGTGGCGGTGATTGCTAGAGGCGAAAAGGTCAACGAAGCAAGCAACGCTGGTGCTGATATAGTCGGTTCAGAAGAACTGATTGACGAAATCCAGAAAGGTAGAATGGATTTTGATAAGCTGATTGCCACACCCGATGTGATGCCACAGGTGGCAAAGCTGGGTAAGTTGCTTGGGCCGCGTGGTTTGATGCCATCGCCCAAAGGTGGAACCGTAACATTTGATTTAGGAAGTGCGATCGCAGAATTCAAAGCTGGTAAATTAGAATTCCGAGCTGACCGAACTGGCATTGTCCATGTTATGTTTGGTAAGACAACATTCTCGCCTGAAGATTTGTTAGTCAACCTGAAGGCATTGCAGGAGACGATTGACCGTAACCGTCCTTCAGGGGCTAAAGGTCGTTATTGGCGCACATTTTATGTGTCAGCCACAATGGGGCCATCGATTAAAATTGATGTCACCGCCCTACGAGATTTGAAACTGAGCGAAGCTGGTTAA
- the rplK gene encoding 50S ribosomal protein L11: MAKKVVAVIKLALNAGKANPAPPVGPALGQHGVNIMMFCKEYNAKTADQAGMVIPVEISVFEDRSFTFVLKTPPASVLIRKAAKVEKGSNEPNKKKVGSISKAQLQEIAQTKLPDLNANDIDAAMKIVAGTAKNMGVTITD; encoded by the coding sequence ATGGCGAAGAAAGTAGTGGCGGTCATTAAACTGGCCCTGAATGCTGGAAAAGCCAACCCAGCACCGCCAGTTGGGCCCGCGCTGGGTCAACATGGCGTTAACATCATGATGTTCTGCAAAGAGTACAACGCCAAAACAGCAGACCAAGCTGGAATGGTGATACCTGTAGAAATCTCGGTTTTTGAAGACCGGAGTTTTACATTTGTCCTCAAAACGCCACCAGCATCAGTGTTGATTCGGAAGGCGGCGAAGGTTGAAAAAGGCTCGAATGAACCCAACAAAAAGAAGGTTGGGTCAATTAGCAAAGCCCAATTGCAAGAAATAGCCCAAACGAAACTCCCCGACCTTAATGCCAACGACATAGACGCGGCAATGAAGATTGTGGCAGGAACGGCTAAAAATATGGGTGTAACAATCACAGACTAA
- the rplL gene encoding 50S ribosomal protein L7/L12 has product MSAATDNILEELKKLSLLEASELVKQIEEAFGVSAAAPVGVAFAGPGPTAPAEEAVEQTEFEVILESVPADKKIAVLKIVRELTGLGLKEAKDLVEAAPKAVKEGIAKDAAEDAKKRIEEAGGKVTVK; this is encoded by the coding sequence ATGTCTGCTGCAACCGATAACATTTTAGAAGAACTAAAAAAACTGTCTTTGCTGGAAGCTTCTGAGTTAGTTAAGCAAATTGAAGAAGCTTTTGGCGTGAGTGCTGCTGCACCTGTTGGCGTAGCGTTTGCAGGCCCTGGTCCTACTGCTCCTGCTGAGGAAGCTGTTGAGCAAACCGAGTTTGAAGTGATTCTCGAATCTGTCCCAGCTGATAAGAAGATTGCCGTACTGAAGATTGTCCGGGAATTGACCGGCTTGGGTCTGAAAGAAGCTAAAGACTTGGTAGAAGCTGCGCCCAAGGCTGTTAAAGAAGGTATTGCTAAGGATGCTGCTGAAGATGCTAAGAAGCGCATCGAAGAAGCTGGCGGTAAGGTGACTGTTAAGTAG
- a CDS encoding efflux RND transporter permease subunit, with product MQQANNNNGNGGFSLSAIAIRQHIGTLMLTVAVIVIGVFFLTTIQVDLLPSITYPRIGVRLEAPGISPEVAVDEITRPLEEALRATENVVQVFSRTREGQVSLDLYFQPGGDIDQALNDATAAFNRSRGQLPDTIEEPRLFKVDPSQLPVYELALTSASLPGKDLRIFADEELTRELSVVPGVASVDVSGGAEEEVRVLVDLNRLQALGVGLNDVLDELTARNQDTSGGRILGQNSEPLTRTVGRFQNAKEIENLSLEVSSPASPASPASPASPAPSRRVYLRDFAEVIDDTEEQRLFVYLNRQPAVKFSIQKQPEANTITVVDAVKRRIEQLRQSGLIPADMTLSPTTDESVFIRNSLNDVIFSGISGALLAAAAVLLFLGSFRQTLIISLTIPLCTLAAIALMKIFGLTLNVFSLAGLTLGVGQAIDTSVVILENISEKAGMTPNQKEMEAEGQKKNSKFFIDTAINASQEVESALVAATGANLVSVVPFLLIGGFIALLFNELILTISFAVAASLVVAITVVPMLSSRLLGIRWSSRISEFWLLRQFNHRFEDATRGYANFLTKVLRYRLLVVIAALVILGGSSFFMFGQIPQEILPRISTGQATLRAQFPPGTPLATSEKVMQIVDDILLKQPETESAFTTVGGSLFGSNTTENPLRASSTINLKPGTDVEAFVKKVTQEFNKLNLAGILLRLNPGQVRGLILSNSPVQGSDVDVILQGENEENLTQAGAQVLQALQERAKLATFRPDADPRQPEIQIRPDWERVSALGLSAGQIGATVQTAIEGSVPTQIQRGNRLVDVRVQLNKEAIARPSQLEQLPLFTENNQLIRLSDVANIQEGQAPGEVQRINQRQAFIVAGNLSEGASLGEAIAEVNQVLQDVDLPDGVSIVPSSAQETNQQLQDALKTLGALAVFLIFVVMAVQYNSLIDPLVIIFTVPLALAGGIFGLYITQTAIGATVIVGVVLLVGIVVNAGILMVELANQIREEVDCTRQIAIVKAAPQRLRPIIMTTVTTILGLFPLALGIGEGSEFLQPLGIVVFFGMAIATMLTLFIIPCFYILLHDLLGGNWAKPVLIWLRGFTKKFI from the coding sequence ATGCAACAGGCGAACAATAATAATGGCAATGGCGGATTTAGTCTTAGTGCGATCGCAATCCGCCAACACATTGGCACACTCATGCTCACCGTGGCAGTAATTGTCATTGGAGTATTTTTTCTCACAACGATCCAAGTCGATCTCCTACCGTCAATTACCTATCCACGAATTGGGGTTCGGCTAGAAGCCCCTGGCATTTCACCAGAAGTAGCAGTAGATGAAATCACCAGACCTTTAGAAGAAGCTTTACGGGCAACCGAGAATGTAGTGCAAGTTTTTTCCCGCACCCGTGAGGGACAAGTCAGCCTCGATTTATACTTCCAACCAGGGGGCGATATTGACCAAGCCCTAAACGATGCTACTGCTGCTTTTAACCGAAGTAGAGGACAACTGCCAGATACGATAGAGGAGCCGCGCTTATTTAAAGTTGATCCTTCCCAATTGCCGGTTTATGAATTGGCATTGACATCTGCTTCTTTGCCAGGTAAAGATTTACGCATATTTGCTGATGAAGAGTTAACGCGTGAACTCAGTGTCGTGCCGGGAGTCGCCTCTGTTGATGTATCTGGCGGTGCAGAGGAAGAAGTACGGGTGCTTGTTGACTTAAACCGATTGCAAGCCTTGGGTGTGGGGTTAAATGATGTCTTAGATGAATTAACAGCCCGTAACCAAGATACTTCTGGTGGTCGGATTCTGGGGCAAAATTCCGAACCATTGACTCGGACTGTAGGACGTTTCCAAAATGCCAAGGAAATTGAAAACCTTTCCTTGGAAGTTTCCTCCCCTGCCTCCCCTGCCTCCCCTGCCTCCCCTGCCTCCCCTGCACCTTCTCGCCGCGTTTATTTGCGAGACTTTGCGGAGGTAATTGATGATACAGAAGAGCAGCGACTATTTGTTTATCTCAACCGTCAGCCTGCGGTGAAATTTTCAATTCAAAAGCAGCCTGAAGCCAACACAATCACAGTTGTAGATGCTGTGAAGCGGCGAATTGAACAATTACGGCAATCGGGTTTAATTCCAGCAGACATGACTTTGAGTCCCACCACAGATGAATCTGTTTTCATCCGCAATTCTTTAAATGATGTCATCTTTTCAGGGATTTCTGGAGCATTGTTAGCAGCAGCAGCAGTGTTGTTATTTTTGGGATCATTCAGACAAACATTGATTATCAGTTTAACGATTCCGTTGTGTACTCTAGCAGCGATCGCTCTAATGAAAATCTTTGGCTTAACTTTAAATGTATTCAGTTTGGCAGGTCTGACATTAGGAGTCGGTCAAGCAATTGATACATCGGTTGTGATCCTAGAAAATATTTCCGAAAAAGCGGGGATGACTCCCAATCAGAAAGAGATGGAGGCAGAGGGGCAGAAGAAAAATTCAAAATTCTTTATTGACACTGCCATTAATGCTTCCCAAGAAGTAGAATCTGCTTTAGTTGCTGCTACAGGTGCTAACTTAGTTTCTGTAGTACCATTCCTGTTAATTGGCGGCTTTATTGCACTGCTATTTAATGAACTGATTCTGACAATTAGCTTCGCAGTCGCAGCCTCCCTTGTCGTCGCCATCACAGTAGTGCCGATGCTATCTTCTCGACTCTTGGGAATTCGCTGGTCTAGTCGGATCAGTGAATTTTGGCTGCTTAGACAATTTAATCACCGATTTGAAGATGCTACGCGGGGATACGCTAACTTCTTAACCAAGGTTTTGCGCTATCGACTCCTCGTCGTTATTGCTGCTTTGGTAATTTTAGGCGGCAGTAGCTTCTTTATGTTTGGTCAAATTCCCCAAGAAATTTTACCCCGCATCAGTACTGGTCAAGCTACCTTGAGAGCGCAGTTTCCTCCTGGTACACCTTTAGCAACTTCTGAGAAAGTTATGCAAATTGTCGATGACATTTTGCTCAAACAACCAGAAACTGAGTCTGCTTTCACAACTGTGGGTGGTTCTTTGTTTGGTAGCAATACTACAGAAAATCCTTTACGTGCCAGCAGCACTATCAATCTAAAACCAGGCACAGATGTCGAAGCCTTCGTCAAAAAAGTAACTCAGGAATTTAACAAACTCAACTTAGCAGGAATTCTGCTACGCCTCAATCCTGGTCAGGTGCGGGGTTTAATTTTGAGTAATTCTCCAGTGCAAGGGTCAGACGTTGACGTGATTCTGCAAGGTGAGAATGAAGAAAACTTAACGCAAGCAGGGGCGCAAGTGCTGCAAGCATTGCAAGAAAGGGCAAAATTAGCGACATTTCGACCAGATGCCGACCCCCGGCAACCAGAAATCCAAATTCGCCCCGATTGGGAAAGGGTTTCGGCTTTAGGGTTGAGCGCCGGGCAAATTGGTGCAACAGTTCAAACAGCAATTGAAGGTTCAGTTCCGACGCAAATTCAACGCGGTAATCGTTTAGTTGATGTGCGGGTGCAGCTAAATAAAGAAGCAATTGCGCGTCCTTCCCAGCTAGAGCAATTACCGCTATTTACAGAAAATAATCAACTAATCCGGCTTTCAGATGTTGCGAACATTCAAGAAGGTCAAGCGCCTGGTGAGGTGCAACGAATTAATCAGCGTCAAGCTTTTATTGTGGCAGGTAATCTCAGCGAGGGAGCTAGTCTTGGTGAAGCGATCGCAGAAGTCAACCAAGTACTCCAAGATGTAGACTTACCTGATGGCGTTTCAATTGTACCTAGTTCTGCCCAAGAAACGAATCAGCAACTTCAGGATGCTTTAAAAACTTTGGGGGCGTTGGCGGTGTTCTTAATCTTTGTAGTAATGGCGGTGCAATACAATTCGCTGATTGACCCCTTGGTAATTATCTTCACCGTACCACTGGCGTTAGCTGGGGGAATTTTTGGACTTTACATTACCCAAACTGCAATTGGCGCAACTGTAATTGTTGGTGTCGTGCTGCTGGTGGGAATTGTAGTGAACGCAGGGATTTTAATGGTAGAACTGGCGAACCAAATTCGGGAAGAAGTTGATTGTACTCGCCAAATTGCGATCGTGAAAGCTGCTCCTCAACGCTTGCGCCCAATTATCATGACTACAGTCACCACTATCTTGGGACTGTTCCCGTTAGCATTGGGCATTGGCGAAGGTTCTGAGTTTTTGCAGCCTTTAGGGATTGTAGTTTTCTTTGGGATGGCGATCGCTACAATGCTGACATTGTTTATCATCCCCTGTTTTTATATTCTGCTACACGATTTGCTAGGTGGGAATTGGGCGAAGCCAGTATTAATTTGGTTGCGTGGATTTACGAAAAAATTCATTTGA
- a CDS encoding efflux RND transporter periplasmic adaptor subunit, translating into MGSCGSSPKESADAQSQSPGSKERTGATPVDVAIARTDSLQTQPEYTGNTTAFRIVSVRSQVEARLLALNLDVGDTVKLGQNVGQLDDAILLTELKQAEAELAALKSEVARASNQVSNARANVERLRLEVVQAQADSQRQQNLFKAGAIAEQTAQQARTQAKTAAQALRAAQEQVRTEQQAVAAAQGRVVAQQALVAQTKERSSYAQLTSPINGIVTEKVTEPGNLLQAGSEVLKIGDFNRVKVLVQVSELELAQIQVGQSVQVRLDAFPTETLIGRVTRISPAADATARLIPVEVVIPNTQGKIGSGLLARVNFENQTQQRVVVPQTAIQKQAGTKNSKGTGETQTNVQQSSPANTSGMAEANSQDQSGEIFVVIDTEGKTKVTARAVMLGKRADGRVEILSGLQTGERYVVRSGKPLKEGDTVSLSILSEKQ; encoded by the coding sequence ATGGGAAGTTGCGGCTCGTCGCCCAAAGAATCAGCAGATGCCCAATCTCAGAGTCCTGGTAGTAAAGAACGCACTGGTGCAACGCCTGTAGATGTGGCGATCGCTCGAACTGATTCGCTGCAAACACAACCAGAATATACAGGTAATACAACAGCCTTTCGGATTGTATCAGTGCGATCGCAGGTAGAAGCCCGGTTGTTGGCTTTGAACCTTGATGTGGGCGATACAGTAAAACTTGGACAGAACGTCGGGCAGTTAGATGATGCCATACTTTTGACCGAATTAAAGCAAGCAGAAGCAGAATTAGCAGCCCTCAAATCAGAAGTAGCTAGAGCAAGCAATCAAGTAAGCAATGCCCGTGCAAACGTTGAACGGTTGCGGCTAGAAGTGGTGCAAGCTCAGGCAGACTCACAACGGCAACAGAATCTATTCAAAGCTGGAGCGATCGCTGAACAAACTGCCCAGCAAGCACGTACCCAGGCAAAAACAGCAGCCCAGGCACTACGGGCAGCTCAAGAACAAGTCCGTACAGAACAGCAAGCCGTCGCTGCTGCTCAAGGTAGAGTAGTTGCCCAACAGGCATTGGTTGCCCAAACCAAAGAGCGCAGTTCTTACGCTCAACTGACATCCCCCATCAATGGCATAGTCACAGAAAAGGTGACAGAACCCGGCAACCTTCTGCAAGCAGGTAGCGAAGTCTTAAAAATTGGCGACTTTAACCGTGTCAAAGTCTTGGTGCAAGTTTCCGAATTAGAACTAGCACAAATTCAAGTTGGGCAGTCTGTACAAGTCCGCTTAGATGCCTTCCCCACCGAAACATTAATTGGCAGAGTTACGCGCATTTCCCCAGCTGCCGATGCCACAGCTCGGTTGATACCTGTAGAAGTAGTGATTCCCAACACTCAAGGGAAGATTGGTAGTGGATTGCTGGCGCGAGTCAATTTTGAAAACCAGACTCAACAGCGCGTAGTCGTGCCGCAAACAGCGATTCAGAAACAAGCAGGCACTAAGAACTCCAAGGGTACAGGGGAGACGCAAACAAATGTACAGCAGTCTTCCCCAGCTAACACATCTGGGATGGCAGAAGCAAATTCACAAGATCAAAGTGGGGAAATATTTGTAGTCATTGACACAGAAGGCAAAACCAAGGTAACAGCACGAGCCGTAATGTTGGGAAAAAGGGCTGATGGGAGAGTGGAAATTTTATCCGGTTTGCAAACGGGAGAGCGCTATGTTGTTCGTAGTGGTAAGCCGTTAAAAGAAGGTGACACTGTAAGTCTTTCAATTCTTTCAGAAAAGCAATAA
- a CDS encoding glycosyltransferase, with protein MRIIHILNHVQEIGNGIVNVAVDLACLQAKSGYEVAVISAGGEYEKLLNIYGVKHYQLDQTRKPISIIKAAVRYRAIAAEFQPDIVHAHMMTGVILARIFKGHKYALVSTVHNEFQRSSLLMGLADRVIAVSKAVRDSMERRGISEKKLRIVCNGTLGSPRTRQIQDYQPLPLQRPAIATVAGMYQRKGIAELIAAFEQIASDFPQAHLYLVGNGPDKQLFEAQAQATSVKERIHFEGFQAEPQRYLISCDIFVLASHRDPCPLVLSEAREAGTAIVGTQVDGIPEALDNGEAGLLVPVKDSNALAGVLVKLLSNADMLHEWKQRANHNLEWLSVARVHQETLAVYRELIAE; from the coding sequence ATGCGAATCATCCATATTTTGAACCACGTTCAAGAAATAGGTAACGGTATTGTAAATGTAGCTGTGGATTTGGCTTGTTTACAGGCAAAATCTGGTTATGAGGTAGCGGTGATTTCTGCTGGTGGTGAATATGAGAAATTACTAAATATATATGGTGTTAAACATTACCAACTAGACCAAACTAGAAAACCGATAAGTATTATCAAAGCGGCTGTACGTTATAGAGCGATCGCAGCAGAATTTCAGCCGGATATTGTTCACGCCCACATGATGACGGGAGTTATCCTAGCCCGCATTTTTAAAGGGCATAAATATGCTTTAGTTTCCACAGTCCACAATGAATTTCAGCGTTCTAGTTTGTTGATGGGTTTAGCTGACAGGGTAATTGCTGTCAGTAAGGCTGTGCGAGATTCTATGGAAAGGCGTGGTATTTCAGAAAAAAAGCTGCGGATAGTATGTAATGGAACTTTGGGCAGTCCCCGCACACGACAAATACAAGATTATCAACCTTTACCATTACAACGTCCAGCGATCGCAACTGTAGCCGGAATGTATCAACGCAAGGGAATCGCTGAGTTAATCGCTGCTTTTGAACAAATCGCCTCAGATTTTCCCCAAGCGCATCTTTATTTGGTAGGAAATGGCCCTGATAAACAGCTATTTGAGGCACAGGCACAAGCAACTTCTGTAAAAGAACGTATTCATTTTGAAGGTTTCCAGGCGGAACCTCAACGCTATCTGATATCTTGTGACATATTTGTGCTAGCTTCCCACCGCGATCCTTGCCCGTTGGTGCTTTCGGAAGCTAGGGAAGCGGGAACTGCGATCGTTGGCACTCAAGTAGACGGGATTCCTGAAGCTTTGGACAATGGGGAAGCAGGGCTTTTAGTGCCAGTAAAAGATAGTAATGCTTTGGCTGGAGTTTTAGTAAAATTACTGAGTAATGCCGATATGTTGCACGAATGGAAACAACGGGCAAATCACAACCTAGAGTGGCTGAGTGTTGCCCGCGTCCATCAGGAAACACTGGCGGTGTATCGTGAATTAATTGCTGAGTGA
- a CDS encoding glycosyltransferase family 2 protein, with translation MKFSVVISTYNRLNLLQRAIDSARNQTIECEVVVADDCSSDDTQTYIKSLGDKVVYHCNEVNLGHAATVNAGVAKASGDWIKFLDDDDYLAPNCIEEMIKAIALRPDAVICSCVAAQVDGNEVELSRTPQVGPGLAFYIPQADIHYGMLLELVPFGTPVQVASRRDAFLQTGGWDSTLDANCDDIDSWIRIAQFGDAIFLNQCLAYRTVWPGAYNQKFSLSRRLATNILMKEKIYALVNEQHRSKIPLFQDIKNYLKLHWVLVALKQKNIKSFLSMIDPSIISPQSWKFLLTAASSRRSQGNNSQIRKLVLIES, from the coding sequence ATGAAATTTAGCGTCGTCATCAGTACCTATAATCGCTTGAATTTGCTGCAAAGAGCAATTGATTCGGCTCGTAACCAAACCATTGAGTGCGAGGTGGTTGTTGCCGATGACTGTTCTTCTGACGATACGCAAACCTATATTAAAAGCTTAGGGGACAAGGTTGTTTACCATTGTAACGAAGTGAACCTTGGCCATGCAGCAACGGTAAATGCTGGAGTTGCCAAAGCTAGCGGCGACTGGATTAAATTTTTAGATGATGACGACTATTTAGCACCTAACTGCATAGAAGAGATGATTAAGGCGATCGCACTTCGTCCCGATGCTGTAATCTGCTCTTGTGTGGCGGCTCAGGTGGATGGTAATGAAGTTGAACTTAGTCGCACCCCCCAAGTTGGCCCCGGTTTAGCTTTTTATATCCCCCAAGCCGATATTCATTACGGTATGCTATTAGAGCTTGTACCATTTGGCACGCCTGTACAAGTAGCTTCGCGACGTGATGCTTTTCTGCAAACTGGTGGTTGGGACTCTACACTCGATGCTAACTGTGATGATATCGATTCGTGGATTCGGATTGCCCAGTTTGGCGATGCTATTTTCCTTAATCAGTGTCTTGCTTACCGCACTGTCTGGCCAGGTGCGTATAATCAAAAGTTTTCTTTGTCTCGACGGTTAGCTACAAATATTTTGATGAAGGAAAAAATTTACGCCTTGGTAAATGAGCAACATCGCTCCAAAATTCCTCTTTTTCAGGATATAAAAAATTACCTGAAACTTCATTGGGTTTTAGTAGCATTGAAACAAAAAAATATCAAGAGTTTCCTTTCAATGATAGATCCTTCTATAATTTCTCCTCAGTCTTGGAAGTTTTTGCTAACTGCTGCCTCATCACGCCGCTCTCAGGGAAACAATTCTCAGATTCGCAAACTTGTGTTGATTGAGTCGTAA
- the rplS gene encoding 50S ribosomal protein L19, translated as MNAQEIIRSIEAEHLKSNLPDIYVGDTVKVGVKIKEGEKYRVQPYEGVVIAKRNGGINETITVRKVFQGVGVERVFLLHSPRIDSIKVLRRGKVRRAKLYYLRDRVGKATRIKQRFDRPL; from the coding sequence ATGAACGCTCAAGAGATTATCCGCTCGATTGAAGCGGAACACCTAAAATCGAATCTGCCCGACATTTATGTGGGCGACACCGTAAAAGTCGGAGTCAAAATCAAGGAAGGCGAAAAGTACCGTGTACAACCCTACGAGGGAGTAGTGATTGCCAAACGCAATGGTGGCATCAACGAAACGATTACAGTCCGTAAGGTTTTTCAAGGTGTGGGTGTTGAGCGGGTGTTTTTGTTGCATTCTCCCCGGATTGACAGCATCAAAGTATTACGTCGTGGTAAGGTACGCCGTGCTAAACTGTATTATCTCCGCGATCGCGTAGGTAAGGCAACCCGGATCAAGCAACGGTTTGACCGCCCTTTGTGA
- the nusG gene encoding transcription termination/antitermination protein NusG, translated as MTFATEEPRNSTFQSEETAETAETASKEARWYAVQVASGCEKRVKTNLEQRIQTFDVADKIVQVEIPQTPAVKIRKDGSRQHTEEKVFPGYVLVRMMMDDDTWQVVRNTSHVINFVGAEQKRGSSKGRGHVNPIPLSSSEVERIFKQTSEQEPVLKIDMATGDKIMVLSGPFKDFEGEVIEVSPERSKLKALLSIFGRDTPVELEFNQVEKQS; from the coding sequence ATGACTTTTGCAACAGAGGAACCTCGCAACTCCACGTTCCAGTCGGAGGAAACAGCAGAAACAGCAGAAACAGCGTCAAAAGAAGCACGCTGGTACGCAGTGCAAGTAGCCTCAGGCTGTGAAAAGCGTGTAAAGACTAACTTAGAGCAACGCATTCAAACTTTTGATGTAGCCGACAAAATTGTTCAGGTAGAAATTCCACAAACGCCGGCGGTGAAAATCCGCAAAGATGGCAGTCGCCAGCATACAGAAGAAAAAGTTTTCCCTGGCTATGTGCTGGTGCGGATGATGATGGATGATGATACCTGGCAGGTGGTACGAAACACCTCTCATGTTATTAACTTTGTCGGTGCAGAACAAAAACGTGGTAGCAGTAAGGGTCGCGGTCATGTGAACCCCATACCACTGAGTTCTTCAGAAGTCGAACGCATATTCAAACAAACCAGCGAACAAGAGCCAGTTCTCAAAATTGACATGGCTACTGGTGATAAGATAATGGTGCTTTCTGGCCCATTTAAAGATTTTGAAGGCGAGGTAATTGAAGTTTCTCCAGAACGGAGTAAACTTAAAGCCTTGCTCTCAATTTTCGGCAGGGATACACCAGTAGAACTGGAATTTAATCAGGTAGAGAAACAGAGTTAA
- the secE gene encoding preprotein translocase subunit SecE: protein MAKKSEAELPETTNGFSFNNFIQGTKEELEKVVWPSRKQIVSESAAVLLMVALSASLIYLVDGLFGWAAKQVF from the coding sequence GTGGCCAAAAAAAGTGAAGCAGAATTGCCAGAAACCACAAATGGGTTTAGCTTTAACAACTTCATACAGGGAACCAAAGAAGAACTTGAAAAAGTAGTTTGGCCCAGTCGGAAACAGATAGTGAGCGAATCCGCCGCTGTGTTGTTAATGGTTGCACTCTCCGCATCTTTGATATACTTGGTCGATGGATTGTTTGGTTGGGCAGCAAAACAGGTGTTCTGA
- the rplJ gene encoding 50S ribosomal protein L10 yields the protein MGRTLENKKEIVADLKETLSQSTLALVIDYQGLTVSEITDLRRRLRPSGTVCKVTKNTLMGIAIKDDEKWQPLSELLNGSSAFLLVKEDFSSAIKAYQEFQKVSKKTELRGGVLEGRLLKEPDVKVLGDLPSKEQLIAQIAGAINALATKIAVGINEVPGSLARALQAVSEQEQSGGSTESAAVADSSTEAEAVADSSTESAAE from the coding sequence ATGGGTAGAACACTAGAAAATAAAAAAGAGATAGTAGCTGACCTCAAAGAAACTTTGAGTCAGTCAACTCTGGCACTGGTAATTGACTATCAGGGGCTAACAGTTTCTGAAATCACAGACTTACGGCGGCGGCTGCGTCCTAGTGGCACTGTTTGTAAAGTGACGAAGAACACTCTAATGGGTATTGCCATTAAAGATGATGAAAAATGGCAGCCTTTGTCGGAATTGCTCAACGGTTCTTCCGCCTTTTTGCTGGTAAAAGAAGATTTTTCATCGGCAATTAAGGCTTACCAAGAATTTCAAAAAGTCAGCAAGAAGACAGAACTTCGTGGTGGTGTACTGGAAGGTCGCCTACTCAAAGAACCTGATGTCAAGGTACTAGGAGACTTGCCATCTAAGGAACAACTCATCGCCCAAATTGCTGGGGCTATCAACGCCTTGGCTACCAAGATTGCTGTGGGTATTAATGAAGTTCCTGGTTCACTGGCTCGCGCTTTGCAGGCTGTGTCTGAACAAGAGCAAAGTGGTGGTAGCACCGAAAGTGCTGCTGTTGCTGATAGCAGCACCGAAGCCGAAGCTGTTGCTGATAGCAGCACAGAAAGTGCTGCTGAATAG